The Thermotoga caldifontis AZM44c09 genomic interval CACTTTCAACGATGTGGCCGGTGTGGACGAAGCGGTGGAAGAACTGAGAGAAACGGTGCTGTTTTTGAAAGATCCAGGCCGGTTCGCACGCATAGGTGCACGGATGCCGAAAGGGATACTCCTTGTGGGTCCTCCCGGTACCGGCAAAACTCTGCTCGCGAGGGCCGTCGCCGGGGAAGCGAACGTGCCGTTCTTCCACATAAGTGGTTCTGATTTCGTCGAGCTGTTCGTTGGTGTGGGTGCGGCACGCGTCAGGGATCTGTTCGCGCAGGCCAAGGCGAACGCACCCTGTATCGTGTTCATAGACGAGATCGACGCGGTTGGAAGGCACAGGGGAGCAGGACTTGGAGGCGGACACGACGAGCGCGAGCAGACGCTGAACCAGCTTTTAGTGGAGATGGATGGGTTCGATGTCAACCAGGGCATCGTGGTGATGGCGGCAACGAACAGACCCGATATTTTGGATCCTGCGTTGCTCAGGCCTGGCAGGTTCGATAAGAAAGTGGTCCTGGATGTGCCAGATGTGAAAGGGAGAGAGGCGATCCTCAGGATACACACCAGGAACAAACCCATCGCCGAGGACGTGGATCTGAAGGTTCTGGCACAGCGCACCACTGGATTCGTCGGAGCGGACCTGGAGAATCTGGTGAACGAGGCGGCTTTGCTCGCCGCGAGGGCTGGTAGGGACAAAATAACGATGGCCGACTTCGAGGAGGCGATCGACAGGGTCATAGCTGGGCCTGCGAGGAAGTCCCGAGTGATCAGCCCGAGGGAGAAGAGGATCGTGGCCTACCACGAGGTCGGGCACGCCATCGTTTCTACTCTTCTACCGAACGCCGACCCTGTTCACAGAATCTCCATAATACCTCGAGGTTACCGCGCGCTCGGTTACACGCTGCAGTTGCCAGCCGAAGATAGGTACATCGTTACGAAGAACGAACTCCTCGACCAGATAACGGCCCTCCTCGGTGGACGCGCCGCGGAGGAAATCGTCTTCGGTGAGATCTCTACGGGTGCCGCGTCGGACATTGAGAGAGCCACTGAACTTGCGCGAAAGATGGTCTGCCAGCTTGGGATGAGCGAACGGTTGGGACCACTCGTGTGGGGTAAGACTGAGCAGGAGATCTTCCTCGGCAAAGAGCTCACGAGGCTCAGGAACTACAGTGAAGAAGTTGCAAGCGAAATAGACGAAGAAGTCAAACGGATCGTGACCGAATGCTACGAGAGGGCGAAGCGGTTACTGTTGGAACACAGGAGACAGCTCGACGAGCTGGCCGAACTTTTGCTCGAAAGGGAAGTCATAGAAGGTGAAGAACTGAGGAAAGTCTTGAAGAAAGAATTGGGCGGGGAAGTGGTGAACGGTGAAAAACTTGGAACAGTTGCTCGGGACGAACAGAACAGTTGAGCTCACCATAGACGAAGCCCTGGCTTGGCGCGAGGACCGAGAGATGGAATTGCTCGAGCTCGCCAGCACGTCTGGACTCTGCGCCCAGATCTTCCACATCGGCTACGATTTGATACAACCGTTTCTGGATGAGACTGAAGTCTCGGTTGTGATCGAAGCGAACGTCAGGCATCTGGCTCCAGTGAAGGTTGGACAGACCGTCGCGGTGGGAGTAAAAATCATCGGAATAGCTGAGAACAAGATCAAACTCCGTGGGGTCGTGATGAAGGGTGAAACGAAGATTCTCGAGATCGAATTCGTGAGGGCAGTTGTATCGAGGAACTATCTCAGGAGGGCTGCCCTTGAGAAGACCACGTGATTCGAAGGATTTGAAGGAACAGAGCATCGTTGCACACCTCAGAGCCGGTGAGAAATATATTGAAGAGGTCAACATGAAGGGCGACGTGATGGTCGCCCTTATTTATCCAAACACGTACGACCTTGCAGTTTCCAGCCTCGGGTTCAACCTCGCGTGGAAACGCCTCAACCAAGTCAGACGGCTTCGCTGCGAGCGGTTCGTTTACGACGAGAGTTTCGAAAGGTTCTACTCGCTCGACAGTCAAACGCCATTGGACCAGTTCAAGGTCTGGGCATTCTCGCTTCACTTCGAGAACGATGTTCTCAACGTTGTAAAACTCCTCCTGAAGAAAGCTGTACCGCTGAAAAATCTGGATCGATCCGATCTGCATCCCGTTGTTCTGTTTGGAGGAGCACTCACGTACGTCGATTTGCCCCTGATCCGCAAGATCGCCGATGTGATACTCCATGGCGACATCGAACCGATGCTGCCCCACCTCGAAGAAGCGTTCCAGAGCACCGACAGGTCATCACTTCTACACGCCTTCGCGAAACTTCCTTTTGCCAGCGTGCCGGCACTGGGTAAAGGGTACGAGGGAATCTCCCAGTGCCATGGACTCGACCTCCATGTCCCTGTTTCTCCGCTGATCTCTTCACGCGGTGACTTCGCGGGTAGACTTCTGGTTGAGATAGAGAGGGGCTGCATTCACAGATGTGCCTACTGCATGATGGGCAAATTGAAGAAGCCCGCCAGGTTCTTGAGCTTGGAAAAGGTATCTGACGTTTTGCGCAGACACAATTCTGTGGGGCTGATCGCCTCGAACGTGACCGATTATCCCTGGCTGGGAGAACTCATCGATCTGCTCGAACGTTCCAGCGTATCGGTTTCCGTTTCGTCGCTCAGACTGGACCGACTGAGCGAGAGGTTCTTGAATTTTTTGAGAAGGCACCAGAACAGCTTCACCGTCGCTCTGGAAAGTGCGAGTGAGAGGTTGAGGAACGTTCTGAAGAAAGACCTGTCTGATGCACAGATCGAAAAGGCCCTGCTCATGGCAAGGAAGGCTGGTTTCGAAGAGATCAAGGTCTATTTCATGTTCGGTTTCGACGAGGAAACCGACCACGATCTGAGAGCGATCGGCGATGTGGCCAGACACATTCTTGAACTTGGATTCAGAACGGTCAAGTTCTCAATAAATCCGTTCGTACCCAAACGCGGCACCGAGATGGGGGAACGCCAGATGCAGGATGAAAGAACTTTGAAAGAAAAGATGAAGATCATCTCCTCATCGTTACCCAAAGACGTGAAAGCCACGTTCGAGAGTCTGAAGCAGAGCAAGATCCAGTACATCATAAACAGCATGGGTGAAGACTGCGCCGAGGAGTTCTTAACACGCGTTCAGCAGTTCAGCGAGGGCAAAATCGACAAAATCGTGTTCGAAGTGGCAACTTTTTGAATTTGTTCAGGCGTATAATCCAATGTGAAAACCGATTCACCAGACAGGGGGAAGAACGTTGAGGAGAGATCCGAAACGCTCGGATGGGAAGAAAACCTTCTCCGACTTGCTCGGCTCGGCCTTGGAACTTTTCGCAGTGCACGGTTATCACGCCGTCTCTGTTCCCATGATTTCTAAGAAGGCAGGTGTGAAGCCTCCAACCTTCTACCAGTATTTCAACAGCAAAGAGAGCATTCACGAAAGGTTGATCCAGGAAGCGTTCAACCTCTTTGTGGGCAGCATGAGTACCATCAACGATGAAAATCCCAGATCACTCGTTGAAACTTTCATAAGGGCGTACGCCGCGTTCTTTTCAAACCACTTTCAGCATTTCCGCATCCTCCACGAAGCCGTCTATCTGAAGAGGAACCTCAAAAGAAAACTCGATCAAGTTCTGAGGACCAGAGTTGTGGAAAAACTCCTGCCGAACATCGAAGAGAAAGAAAAAAGGGTGGCCACTTGGTTCGTCACAGGTCCGATCAGATTCGCGTGCATATTCAGATCTCTTGTGGGAGAGCGGACGATCGAAGAAACGATGGTGGAAGACTTCGTTGAGCTCATCACCAGCGGCATCGATCCGGACGATCACGTTTTAGACAGCCGTGTTTTCAATGTGGATGTGAAACCTCTCACCGTTGAAACCAGTTCAACCAAAGCACGCTTGCTTCAGGCTGCCGAAAGGCTCTTCGGAAAGTACGGATATCGGAACACGATGGTGAGTGACATCACAAAATTGGCGAACGTTGCGGCTGGCACTTTCTACGTGTACTTTCAGAGTAAGGAATCCATACTCGAAGAGCTCGTGATGTCCACGAACAGGAACCTGAGGCTCACCATCGCGAGTGCGATAAAAGGTTTCACCGACAGGCGTGACGCCGAGATAGCGGGTTACAACGCGTTCCTGAAGTTCTTCCTGAACCATCCCAGCATGTATTCGGTTGTCAGGCAGGCTGAGTTTTTCAACTCCAGCATCTCGCGGATGTACTACGAGAAAATCTTCAACAGTTACCTTTCACCCCTGAACAAGGCGATCGAACTGAACATGATCAGACCCCTCAGAGCCACAAATCTTGCGGTTGCGCTCATGGGCATTGGCCATTTCATGGGAGAAGACCTCGTCGTCTACAGCAAGACGTCCCCGTCCCAGATCAACGATTATCTCTTCCTCCTCGCGCGCTACCTCTTCAAGGGCTTAGGGTCAGAGAAAGCGAGAACGAGCAACAGCGTGCAATAAAGAGTGCAAGAAAGATACACGCACACAGTTTCCTCTCACGCTCGGTAAACTTCAAGCTGTGACGTTTAACACTCTATTTCAGATATTGCGTTTAGATTTCCAAAGGTGTTATGATATGTGGTGAATCATGTATCAGATTGACTGCTGGTTCACCTTACAGGAGGGAAAACATGCAGGATCACGTGGGTATAGCCGGGATGGGAACGTACCTTCCGAAACGGTATTTGAGTGCGAAAGAACTGGCTTCCTTGATCGGTATAGACGAAAAAGTTATCGTAGAAAAGTTCGGAATCAAAGGCAAGTATGTTCCAGCGGAGGATGACACTACGAGCCATATGGGCATCATGGCCGCAAGGGAGGCGATCAAAAACGCGCGAATCGATCCGGAGGAAATCGATGTTGTTATCTGGAACGGCGCGCAGCACAAAGATTATCCGTGCTGGCTCGCCTGTACTAAGGTTGCCCATGAAATCGGTGCGAAGCGCGCCTGGGCTTTCGACATGGAAGCGATGTGCGGTTCGATGATTGTGGGACTTCAAGTGGCGAGGTCCATCATGCTGAGTGAGAGGAACGTGAACACGGTTTTGCTGGTGAGCGGTTATCGAAACGTCGATCTGGTGAATCATTCGTACAAACCAACCTCCTTCATGTTCGACATAGGTGCCAGCGGAGCGGCCGTGGTCCTCAGGAAGAATCTGGGTCAGAACGTCCTTCTGGGCGTCTCGAGCATCGTTGACGGATCTTTCGCGGAAGACTGTATCGTACCGGTCGGAGGCACCAAAAAGTGGCCGATGAAGCCTGAAGATCTCGACGAGTATTATTTTCATCTCGTGGATCCTGAATCATTCAAAGAGAGATTGAACAGCGTCACGTTGAAAAACTTCTATTCGGTAATAGACGACGCTCTGATGAAGAGCGGCTTTTCCCGCAAAGACATATCGTACCTCGCCATACTCCATTTCAAGAGATCGGCACACCTCGAGGTGCTGGCTGAACTCGGTCTGAGGGAGGATCAGTCTTTCTACCTCGAAGATTACGGTCACATGGGACAGAACGATCAGATCTTTTCGTTGCAGGAAGGTTTGAAACGCGGAAGGATCAAAGATGGAGACGTGATCGTCCTGGTGGGAGCGGGCGTGGGCTGGACGTGGAACGCGGCGGTGCTGAGATGGGGAAAGATGAGGCAGCCCATCATGTGGTGAGGGGGAACGAACATGGACTGGCGAGAAGTTTACAGGAGGAAACTGGTCGACATCGACAGAGTGCTGGACCTCGTTCGGAGCAATCAGACGATAGTCGTCGGAATGACACCGATGGAACCCAAAGTCTTTCTGCGAAACCTTCACAGGGTCGCAGACAGGGTTGAGAACGTAACTGTGTTCACCTGTCTCAACATGGAGGAATATCCATTCTACATGAGTGAGAGATACAGCAAAAGTTTTCAGAACGCATCCTGGTACTTCGGTGCCTCGAACAGACTGGCTGTGAAGAACAACTACGGAACGGTCAGCTACGTTCCGAACAACCTCCATCAGGCAGCAACGAACCTTCTGGACAGCAGGGATGTCGATCTCTTCGTGGGCGTCGCTTCGCCCATGGACAAAAACGGTTTTCTCACACTGTCAGCATCGGTTGTCTACGAAAAGGATGTGATGGAGAAGGCTAAAAAGGTAGTGCTCGAGGTCAACAGTAAGGCACCGAGAACACATGGAGATACCCAGGTTCACATCAGCGAGGTAGACTACGTGATCGAAGTCGATTACGACTTGCCGGAGGCTGAACTCGTTGAGCCAACGGACATTGAATCGAAGATTGCGCATCATGTCAGTGAATTGATCGAAGATGGTTCCACTATCCAGATAGGCATCGGCGGGATACCAAACGCCGTTGCCAAATTGCTTTCCAGCAAAAGGGATCTTGGTGTTCACACGGAGATGTTCACCGAGTCCATGATAGACCTCTTCGAAATGGGGGTGATAACGAACAGAAAGAAGAGTTTGTGGAAAGGCAAGTTCGTCTGTGCGTTCGCTTTCGGCACGAAGAGGCTCTACAACTTCGTGGACGACAATCCTTCGGTGATGTTCCTGCGTGGAAGGTACGTGAACGATCCGTACGTGATCGCACAGAACGAAAAGATGGTGAGCATCAACACGGCGCTCATGGTGGATCTGACAGGAAACGTCTGCTCCGAAGCTTTAGGCACACAGCACTACAGCGGGACCGGCGGACAGCTCGATACCCACAGAGGAGCGGTGAAGAGTAAAAACGGTAAAGGTATCATCGCTTTGAGATCGACCGCGAAGAACGGCAGCGTTTCAACGATCGTGCCGCTCTTGCCGCAGGGTTCTCCCATCACCGTTCCCAGGCAAGAGCTGGACTACGTTGTCACCGAATGGGGCATCGCGCACGTCAGGGGAAAAACCGTGAGGGAAAGAACCTTAGAACTCATCTCCATCGCTCATCCAGATTTCAGGGAAATGCTGCGGTTCGAAGCCAAAAAACTGGGTTTAATCTGATCGAAGGGGTGATATTATGAAAAAGATCGTGGTCTCACTGCTGATCCTCTTCGCAGTCTTGAGTTTTGCACGAACCATCAAAATCGGTGCCGTTCTGCCGCTATCCGACATAACGGGAAGGCAAGCCGCGAACGCTATGAAGCTGGCGGTGAAAGAAGTCAACGAGGCAGGCGGTGTGCTCGGCATGCAACTGGAACTGTTCATCGTCGACGATGAGATGAAGCCAGAGAAGGGAGCTGCTGCGATCGACAGGCTCGCCACGGTAGAAAAAGTCGATTTCTTCGTCGGAGGCATGTCCAGCAGCGTGCATCTCGCGCAGATACCCATACTGAAAAAGTACCAGAAGATAACAGTTTGGATAGGTGCCGCGTCCTACAGGTGCGAGGAAGCGATAGGGCCAGACGCAGATTGGTACTTTCATCTGCATCCATGGGATTATCTGCAGGGTGAAAGCTACGCGCACGGCTGGCGGGCGATCACAGAAAAGTATCCTCAAGTGAAGATCGAAAAGATCTTCCTGGCTTACGAAGAAGGCGCCTTCGGAACGAGCTCGTTCAAATCGTACCAGGACGAGTTCGAACTCGCGAAGAAGGGAACGGGAGTTTGGACCGGCTTGATGAAGGACCTCAAGGGTGCTTCCTTCAAGAGTGCGGCGCTCGGAGGAGGAGACTACAGGGCGGTCCTTCTTCAGGCGAAACAGTACAATCCTGACCTGTTCATCTGGGCCGGTTACGATGCCGACGCGATACCCATTCTCGTTCAGGCCAAAGAGATAGGTTTCGCGCCAAAACTGTTCGTCGGAGCGCCTCCGGGATGGCCGGCAGATTTTGGTAAGAACCCGCTCTCTCACGGTGTCATTCTGTACGGCATGTGGGCACCGGCTTTGAAAGATGTCAGTCCTGTCGCAAAACACTTCTGGGATGCGTACGTCAAGGAGTTCAACGAAGAACCGGCAACGTACTTCGCCCCGCTCGGATACACCAACATAATGTTCCTCGTCGAGGGCATCAAGAAAGCTGGTTCGCTCGACAGAGAAGCCATCATCAAAGCATTGAGGGAGATCGAGTACGATTCGCCGGTTGGAGGAGTCCTCAAGATCTCACCGAGCAGGATCATCAAGAACCAAGGTTTCAGGGCCCAGAAGATCTTGCAGTGGCAGAACGGCGTACAGCACGTGATCTGGCCTTTCGAGTATCAGACGGCGGAATTGATCTATCCTTTCCCTGGCTGGGAAGGTAGATAATTCGTATGGCTGGGCCCCGTGCCCAGCCGTTATCGAGTTCGAAAGAGGTGGAAGGGTGTGGACAAGAAAACGATCGGCTACATAGTTTTAGTTGTTGTGCTTCTCCTCGTTGCGTTGTTGAGACCGTACGCTTTTTTCTACGGCTTGCAGAGGGGCAGTCTCTACGGTTTGGTCGCTTTACCCCTGGCGCTCATACTCGGCATCGTTGGGCTCTTGAACTTAGCCCATGGTGAATTTTTGACGCTGTCACTTTACCTCACTTACGTTCTTTTCGACAAGTTTGGAGTGGACCCAGCTGCTTCTTCTCTGTTAACGTTTCCCATCCTCTTTGCTTTCGGGCTGCTCGTGTACAAACTTGTCATAGAGAGGTCTTTGAAATTCCACCATCTCAACCTTCTGCTCTTAACGTTCGGCGTCTCCATAGTCATGGTCGAATCGTTCAACATCCTGTGGACCTCCAGACCCAGGAACATATACACACCTTACGCGACGACATCGATCAGAGTTTTTGGCATCCACGTGGGCGCGTACGAGTTCGTATACACACTCTTGGCGTTCCTCGTGCTGGTAGGATTGCTCGTTTTCTTGAAGAAGACACGGTTGGGTCAGGCAGCTTACGCTGTTGGACAGAACCCGAAAGGTGCAGCCCTGGTGGGTATCAACGTTAAACTGGTGTACGCGTTCGTGTTCGGTCTTTCGGCGGCACTGGTGGCACTCGCAGGATCATTCCTGTCTGTGAGGAGTTCCATCTTCCCGCACGTCGGGGGACCATTCACGATGAAATCTTTCAGCTTGACGGCGATGGCGGGCCTGGGGAATCTCTTCGGTATAGTGCTTGCCGGTATTGTGCTCGCGATCGCTGAGGAAGTCGTGAAATCCATACCGGGTTACGCGGGCTGGGCAGACCTGGTGTTCTTCGCTGTGCTAATAATCGCGATCGTCGTAAGGGCTTTTGGGAGGAGAGAAGGATGAGAATGAGATACATCTTTATACCGGCGATATGCGTGCTGTGCTTTGTGCTGCCCTTTTTCATCGACGCCTATCTCGTGCACGTGCTCACCTCGATCATGATCTTCCTATCCTTGGCGTTGAGCTGGGACATGATGCTGCGCACGGGCCAGCTTTCTTTTGGAATAGCCGGTTTCTTTGGCCTTGGTGCCTACGCTTCGATCATAGCTGTTGACGATTTTTCCGTTCATCCGATGCTGAGCATCCTTGTTGCCGCAGTCTTTGCAGCCCTCGTGGCCTTCGCCCTCGGATGGATAGTACTGAGGCTCAGGGAGATCTACTTCGCCATAACGACACTCGCGCTTTCGAGCGTTTTCATGATCTTTGCGAGGAACCTGAGCGATCTCACCGGTGGTTCTGCGGGAAAGGTACTATACGAATCGATTTTTGGTGGAGATCCCATCAGAACTTACTGGCTCGTCCTTTCGGTGACACTCGCAGTGATCCTGCTATCGGAAATTTTTCAGAGAAGCAGGATTCGCTTCGCGATCAACTCCATAAGGGACGATGAAATCTCGGCGAAGTGTTCTGGTGTGAACATTTTCAAATATCTCCTGTTCGCCTTCGTGCTCACATCGGCCATTCAGGGTGCGGTTGGTGCACTTTACGCTCAACAGTACGCGTTCGTGGAACCAGAAAGCACTTTCTCCGCGAACTTTCTGTTGCTCCCGATGTCGATGGCGCTGGTTGGTGGTATCTATTCGACCATCGGCCCAATCATAGGTGCCCTCGCCCTCGGGCTGGCCTCAGAATACCTCAAGTTGCTCATGCCCTACGGGCATTTGATCATCTACGGTTTGATCCTCATCGTGACGATACTGTTTTTACCGAGAGGCGTCTACGGAACCATCACCGACAGAATGGTGAAGAAAAGGTAGGAGGTCCGATGCCGTGCTTTTGAGAACGCAGCGATTGACAAAGAGTTTCGGAGGTTTAGTGGCTGTCAAGCAGGTAGATCTTCAGATCGAATCGGGTGAGATACTGGGCATCATAGGCCCAAACGGGGCAGGCAAAACCACGCTGACAAATCTCATATCGGGTGTCTTCTATCCGAACGAGGGGCGTATCTATTTCGAAGAGAAGGACATCACCTTCATACCAGCCCACCTGCGGGCACGCATGGGCATAGCGAGAACCTTTCAGCTCGTGCGGCCGTTGAGGGATTTCACCGCTTTCGAAAACGTTATGGTTTCCTGCTTGTTTGCGAAAGGCGATTCTTTGCGGCAGGCGCGTGAGTCAGCGAGGAAGATATGTGACATGGTGGGTCTTGAAAATCCCGATAGACGTCTGGACAGGCTCACTGTGTTCGAGCTGAAAAAACTTGAAATTGCGAGGGCGCTCGGTTGTCAACCCAAGTTATTGATTCTCGACGAGGTCATGGCTGGCCTAAACTTCGAAGAGATGCAGAGTGTGGTAGCTCTGGTGAAATCTCTGAGGGAGAGACAGATAACGATCTGTGTGATCGAACACGTGATGAGCGTGATAAGTCAGCTCACGGATCGGGTGGTGGTCCTCGACAGAGGCGAGGTCATCGCTGAGGGTCCCTACGAGAAAGTGGCTCACGATCCAAAAGTCATCAGCGCCTATCTCGGGGAGGAAGCGTGATGTTGAAGATAGAAGGTCTGAACGCCGCTTACGGGAGGATACGGGTTCTCTGGGACGTTTTTCTCGAGGTGAACGAAAAGGAGGCTGTTGGACTGTTCGGTCCCAACGGGGCCGGTAAAACTACCCTCGTGAACTGTGTTGTTGGACTTCTGAGGCCGATGTCCGGGAGGATCATCTTTCAGGGAAGGGATATAACTGGCATGGAAACGCACGAAATCGTCAAACTTGGAATCTCTCTGGTACCGCAGGAGCGTGAACTTTTTCCCGGAATGACGGTTGAGGAAAATCTGAGGGCTGGGGCGAACTACATTCCGCATGCGCGTGCGAGGATGAACGAAGCCTTCGATCTGGTGTTCACACTGTTTCCGATCTTGAAGGAGAGGTCCAGACAGAAAGTTGGCACGATGAGTGGTGGACAACAGAGAATGGTTGCCGTTGCGAGGGCTTTGATGTCATTTCCAAAGCTGTTGATACTCGACGAACCTTCCGTTGGTCTACAGCCTTCCATCGTGTCGGAACTGTTTTCGAAATTGCGTGAGATAAAAGATTATGGGGTTTCGATCCTTCTCATAGAACAGAACGTCAAACAGGGTTTAAAGGTTGTTGAGAGAGGCTACGTTCTTGAAAACGGTAGAATAGTGTTGCAGGACTCTTCTGTCAATTTGATGAATCACGGTCATGTTAAGAAAGCCTATCTCGGTCTGTAGAAAGGAGTGGTATGAATGAGGCTGGAAGGGAAAGTGTGCATCATCACGGGTGCGGCGAGCGGGATTGGCAGAGCGGCAAGCTTGCTGTTCGCCAAAGAGGGAGCAACTGTCTGCGCGTGTGACGTGTCCGAACAGGCGTTGAACAAACTCGTCGAGGATGCGAAAGGTCTTCCCGGTTCCATCGATCCCTACGTGCTCGACGTGACGAACAGGGAGCAGGTCTTCAAAACCGTGGAGCAGATCGCGACGAAGTACGGGAAGATCGATGTTCTCGTGAACAACGCGGGAATAACCAGAGACGCTCTGCTCGTCAAGATGACCGAAGAAGAATGGGACGCGGTGATCAACGTCAATCTGAAAGGCGTTTTCAACATGACACAGGCGGTCGCACCGTACATGATCAAGGCTCAGAAAGGTTCGATCATCAACACTTCTTCCGTCGTGGGCATCTATGGAAACATCGGTCAGACCAACTACGCTGCTACAAAGGGTGGAGTCATAGCCATGACGAAGACATGGGCGAAGGAGCTCGCGCGCAAAGGCGCGCAGATAAGGGTGAACGCGGTCGCACCTGGATTCATAAGAACGCCCATGACAGAGAAGGTTCCCGAAAAGGTCATCGAAGCCGTGCTGAGCAGAACTCCGCTGGGGCGCATGGGTGAACCCGAAGAAGTGGCGTACGTCTATCTGTTCCTGGCGAGCGATGAATCGTCCTTCGTCACGGGTCAGGTGATAGGTGTCGACGGGGGTCTAACGTTCTGAAAACTCTCTCGAGGGGGGATGTGCGGTGAAGAAGGCGCTCGTTGCGTTAATGTTGCTGACCGCGCTCTTTGTCTTCGCAGAAGTGGGTGTCTATCCAGACAAGATCGTCGTTGGAACGTTCCAGGCTCTCTCCGGACCGTACGCCGTGATAGGTCAGGAGATGTCCAAGGGCTTGCTCGCCTACTTCAACTGGGTCAACAAGAACGGCGGAGTTTACGGCAGGAAGATCGAACTCATCATAGCGGACGATCAGCTCAATCCGACCAAGACCGTCGTTGAGGTCAAGAGGCTCGTCGAGTCTGACAAAGTCTTCGCGATCGTTGGAGGTCTCGGCACCTACGGCTGTCTCGCCGTCATGGACTATCTGGAACAGAACAAGGTACCATTCGTCTACCAGGGTGCCGGTACGAGTTTGCTGGTGGTCCCACCGAAGAGGTACATCTTTGGAGTTCAGCCGGACTACACGCTCGAAGGGCAATTGATCGCGAAGTTCCTCGTCGAGAACCTGAAAAAGAAGAAGATCGGAGTAATCTACATGGCCAACGACGTGGGTAAAGAAGGTCTGGCCGCGGTGAAGATGAGGCTTGAAAAGTACGGTATGAAGCCCGCCTTAGAAATCGCTTACAACCCACTTGAAACCGACTACAGTGCCTTGGCGATAGACGTTCTGAACGTTTCACCCGATGCCATCGTGATATACGGTTTCATCACAGACACCGTCAGGTGGATCAAAACACTCAGAGATTATGGAATAGGCGCCGACATCGTCACAACCTACGCCAACGCCGATCCGAGTTTCATAAACCTTGCCGGTAAGTACGCCGAAGGTGTGTACCTGACCGGATGGGTCCCGCTGCCGACGCCGGACCGACCGGAGTTCGTCAGGGACTATCAGAGGGCGGTCGCGATATTCCAAGAGAGCTATCCGAACCAGATCATGTCTTCTTATGCGGTTGCTGGTTTCAT includes:
- the ftsH gene encoding ATP-dependent zinc metalloprotease FtsH → MNGNKPNYISLIFAALIILSIFWLVRSFYSPSTSASKMSFSDFIQIVETDPGRIAEVVVRDDGTIRVISKRGEYYEIYAPWFSQDTQTIRMLSEKGIRVTGEKGLSSSFWINVIGNVIFIAFLLFMFFFMMRTISGRNSQAFTFTRSRAQMVRPGQQRVTFNDVAGVDEAVEELRETVLFLKDPGRFARIGARMPKGILLVGPPGTGKTLLARAVAGEANVPFFHISGSDFVELFVGVGAARVRDLFAQAKANAPCIVFIDEIDAVGRHRGAGLGGGHDEREQTLNQLLVEMDGFDVNQGIVVMAATNRPDILDPALLRPGRFDKKVVLDVPDVKGREAILRIHTRNKPIAEDVDLKVLAQRTTGFVGADLENLVNEAALLAARAGRDKITMADFEEAIDRVIAGPARKSRVISPREKRIVAYHEVGHAIVSTLLPNADPVHRISIIPRGYRALGYTLQLPAEDRYIVTKNELLDQITALLGGRAAEEIVFGEISTGAASDIERATELARKMVCQLGMSERLGPLVWGKTEQEIFLGKELTRLRNYSEEVASEIDEEVKRIVTECYERAKRLLLEHRRQLDELAELLLEREVIEGEELRKVLKKELGGEVVNGEKLGTVARDEQNS
- a CDS encoding thioesterase family protein — its product is MKNLEQLLGTNRTVELTIDEALAWREDREMELLELASTSGLCAQIFHIGYDLIQPFLDETEVSVVIEANVRHLAPVKVGQTVAVGVKIIGIAENKIKLRGVVMKGETKILEIEFVRAVVSRNYLRRAALEKTT
- a CDS encoding B12-binding domain-containing radical SAM protein is translated as MRRPRDSKDLKEQSIVAHLRAGEKYIEEVNMKGDVMVALIYPNTYDLAVSSLGFNLAWKRLNQVRRLRCERFVYDESFERFYSLDSQTPLDQFKVWAFSLHFENDVLNVVKLLLKKAVPLKNLDRSDLHPVVLFGGALTYVDLPLIRKIADVILHGDIEPMLPHLEEAFQSTDRSSLLHAFAKLPFASVPALGKGYEGISQCHGLDLHVPVSPLISSRGDFAGRLLVEIERGCIHRCAYCMMGKLKKPARFLSLEKVSDVLRRHNSVGLIASNVTDYPWLGELIDLLERSSVSVSVSSLRLDRLSERFLNFLRRHQNSFTVALESASERLRNVLKKDLSDAQIEKALLMARKAGFEEIKVYFMFGFDEETDHDLRAIGDVARHILELGFRTVKFSINPFVPKRGTEMGERQMQDERTLKEKMKIISSSLPKDVKATFESLKQSKIQYIINSMGEDCAEEFLTRVQQFSEGKIDKIVFEVATF
- a CDS encoding TetR/AcrR family transcriptional regulator, yielding MRRDPKRSDGKKTFSDLLGSALELFAVHGYHAVSVPMISKKAGVKPPTFYQYFNSKESIHERLIQEAFNLFVGSMSTINDENPRSLVETFIRAYAAFFSNHFQHFRILHEAVYLKRNLKRKLDQVLRTRVVEKLLPNIEEKEKRVATWFVTGPIRFACIFRSLVGERTIEETMVEDFVELITSGIDPDDHVLDSRVFNVDVKPLTVETSSTKARLLQAAERLFGKYGYRNTMVSDITKLANVAAGTFYVYFQSKESILEELVMSTNRNLRLTIASAIKGFTDRRDAEIAGYNAFLKFFLNHPSMYSVVRQAEFFNSSISRMYYEKIFNSYLSPLNKAIELNMIRPLRATNLAVALMGIGHFMGEDLVVYSKTSPSQINDYLFLLARYLFKGLGSEKARTSNSVQ
- a CDS encoding 3-oxoacyl-ACP synthase, producing MQDHVGIAGMGTYLPKRYLSAKELASLIGIDEKVIVEKFGIKGKYVPAEDDTTSHMGIMAAREAIKNARIDPEEIDVVIWNGAQHKDYPCWLACTKVAHEIGAKRAWAFDMEAMCGSMIVGLQVARSIMLSERNVNTVLLVSGYRNVDLVNHSYKPTSFMFDIGASGAAVVLRKNLGQNVLLGVSSIVDGSFAEDCIVPVGGTKKWPMKPEDLDEYYFHLVDPESFKERLNSVTLKNFYSVIDDALMKSGFSRKDISYLAILHFKRSAHLEVLAELGLREDQSFYLEDYGHMGQNDQIFSLQEGLKRGRIKDGDVIVLVGAGVGWTWNAAVLRWGKMRQPIMW
- a CDS encoding acetyl-CoA hydrolase/transferase family protein, whose translation is MDWREVYRRKLVDIDRVLDLVRSNQTIVVGMTPMEPKVFLRNLHRVADRVENVTVFTCLNMEEYPFYMSERYSKSFQNASWYFGASNRLAVKNNYGTVSYVPNNLHQAATNLLDSRDVDLFVGVASPMDKNGFLTLSASVVYEKDVMEKAKKVVLEVNSKAPRTHGDTQVHISEVDYVIEVDYDLPEAELVEPTDIESKIAHHVSELIEDGSTIQIGIGGIPNAVAKLLSSKRDLGVHTEMFTESMIDLFEMGVITNRKKSLWKGKFVCAFAFGTKRLYNFVDDNPSVMFLRGRYVNDPYVIAQNEKMVSINTALMVDLTGNVCSEALGTQHYSGTGGQLDTHRGAVKSKNGKGIIALRSTAKNGSVSTIVPLLPQGSPITVPRQELDYVVTEWGIAHVRGKTVRERTLELISIAHPDFREMLRFEAKKLGLI